Proteins co-encoded in one Theileria equi strain WA chromosome 3, complete sequence genomic window:
- a CDS encoding hypothetical protein (encoded by transcript BEWA_004230A), with the protein MRVRHLQAYLREQKCVKVGNLSVCRGMRIGIDAIYFFKSLKALNDPLSDAFASLPPSFLSTVDEQLQLMDSLEIQPLFVFQGMQPKSHMLLSAQMIGFAMHDGWLSYVRGEEALAKSKFSQNIYKEFSEEIVQFLMAYLKSKGREVIRAPYFASSQLIYFVQESLVDAVVGPPSSILFGLPRVIIGMDLVKSVFEWIELEEILQLWGVDRDQLVDACLLAGTEHCLSYPLFAQPFSFANAIEYIKQAPLIKYLYQIPARERLNEYVDGYCIGKSLVTYPLVLTLNGDVTSLTKRDLLPSDYHKIVGCRLPKSVYYLVSEGLVSIQLPFSLALGEWIDESNQNADSVEYSELLSDLREYHCRAVGLLVLKLDEHFKTKQIRFSKHVSLSKNSFSARQPANILIPNTCAVKHWNINAANLAKELKRQGADGVSLEFCLRWHGNVGSQLLSQDVDADSKDGADFNVMNAILHFMLLDNLGFFTNECGATAFGCALASSELGMDGLLALELMKFGLFTGETFESPPEGPYSPDVQYNYKREENRRFHITVNLISRLATLSSVQLDNNLWKGKIDYDIASFNVVIKLLKRSINYLTEGCLAYLLLSDTNRLVKIENGAFDPTNPQVPLFYDKFAFMGVVLKFIFMGPSAEFLNEDAVVNVETVGATSLEQVQETFPNCTNIAQDLDAFIDFWVKLHKLVHDLANLIQLGDILGQFDHGTLLLASKLAKLGINTEKLKL; encoded by the coding sequence ATGAGGGTCCGTCATTTGCAGGCATATCTCCGTGAGCAGAAATGCGTAAAAGTAGGAAATCTGTCAGTATGTAGAGGAATGCGAATAGGTATCGACGCAATCTACTTTTTCAAGTCGCTAAAGGCATTGAATGACCCATTGAGCGACGCCTTCGCCTCGCTGCCGCCGTCGTTTCTCTCAACGGTCGATGAACAGCTGCAGCTCATGGATAGCCTGGAAATCCAGCCGCTGTTCGTCTTCCAGGGGATGCAACCAAAGTCACACATGCTCTTGTCGGCGCAAATGATCGGATTTGCCATGCACGACGGCTGGCTATCGTACGTGAGGGGAGAAGAGGCCCTCGCAAAGAGCAAATTCTCACAGAACATCTACAAGGAATTCTCAGAGGAAATCGTGCAGTTTCTCATGGCATACCTAAAGtcaaaaggaagagaagtGATCAGGGCGCCGTATTTCGCATCCAGTCAGCTCATCTACTTTGTACAGGAAAGTCTCGTAGATGCAGTCGTTGGACCGCCCTCGTCAATACTATTTGGACTTCCCAGAGTAATCATTGGAATGGATCTGGTTAAAAGCGTATTTGAATGGATAGAGTTGGAGGAAATTCTGCAACTTTGGGGTGTGGATCGTGACCAGTTGGTCGATGCATGTCTCTTGGCCGGCACGGAACATTGTCTGAGTTATCCACTTTTTGCTCAGCCATTCTCATTTGCAAACGCAATAGAATACATAAAGCAGGCGCCCCTTATAAAGTACCTTTACCAGATCCCAGCTAGGGAACGTCTGAATGAATATGTGGACGGATATTGTATAGGCAAGTCACTCGTTACCTATCCTCTGGTACTCACCTTAAACGGCGATGTTACCTCCCTCACTAAGCGTGACCTTTTGCCATCAGATTATCATAAAATTGTTGGATGTAGACTACCCAAGAGCGTCTACTATCTAGTCTCTGAAGGACTAGTCTCTATACAGTTACCATTCTCGCTAGCACTTGGAGAATGGATTGATGAGTCCAATCAAAATGCAGACTCTGTTGAATATAGCGAACTTTTATCGGACCTGAGAGAGTACCATTGTAGAGCTGTTGGACTCCTAGTTTTGAAATTGGACgaacattttaaaacaaaacaGATTCGATTTTCAAAACATGTTTCACTATCAAAGAACAGCTTCTCTGCCAGACAACCAGCAAATATATTGATACCAAACACTTGTGCAGTTAAACACTGGAACATTAATGCCGCAAATTTGGCCAAGGAACTAAAGAGACAAGGTGCTGACGGCGTCTCCCTTGAGTTTTGCCTAAGATGGCACGGTAATGTTGGCTCGCAGCTTCTGAGCCAAGATGTGGACGCAGACAGCAAGGATGGTGCAGATTTCAATGTCATGAATGCAATTCTGCACTTTATGCTACTGGATAATCTAGGTTTCTTTACAAATGAGTGCGGTGCCACCGCATTTGGATGCGCTCTTGCCAGCTCAGAACTTGGAATGGATGGACTCTTGGCTCTCGAGCTCATGAAATTTGGTCTCTTTACTGgagaaacatttgaatCGCCTCCAGAGGGACCATACTCTCCAGATGTGCAATATAATTACAAGAGAGAAGAAAACAGACGCTTCCACATTACTGTTAACCTTATTTCAAGACTTGCCACGCTCTCTTCAGTGCAATTGGATAACAATTTGTGGAAGGGAAAAATAGACTATGACATTGCCTCATTCAACGTGGTGATTAAACTCCTAAAAAGATCTATAAATTATCTAACAGAGGGTTGCCTGGCCTATCTCTTGCTTTCTGATACCAATAGACTTGTAAAGATTGAAAATGGTGCCTTTGATCCAACAAATCCGCAGGTGCCACTATTCTATGACAAGTTTGCATTTATGGGTGTCGTCCTCAAATTTATCTTCATGGGACCAAGCGctgaatttttaaatgaagATGCAGTGGTAAATGTCGAAACTGTAGGAGCTACGAGCCTAGAACAGGTGCAAGAAACATTCCCCAACTGCACAAACATTGCGCAAGACCTTGATGCATTCATTGACTTTTGGGTAAAACTGCACAAGCTTGTGCATGATCTCGCAAATCTCATACAGTTGGGAGATATTCTAGGACAGTTTGACCATGGAACATTGTTACTCGCCTCTAAACTCGCAAAACTTGGTATAAACACCGAAAAGCTTAAACTCTAG
- a CDS encoding hypothetical protein (encoded by transcript BEWA_004240A) has product MAQGNPGLQKGAMFMAGLTLLQSLRVALTGAKFALDRFKIPQQYASSFINMVHNLMELATFTGMAIVNITALIKEHNDEDSKKCFMRLAVFTNITLYSSLIILLIAFTSGGEQGNLTFYYWTIVLVSFVYGLNVAAVMNVGGADAAFFNVGIPLSGIQVCIYYYVFTKLAERYKWSNVSYWIIYWQLIIAIVISFISAIVWIVYPAAAYGHGGGNGTGNEPAPAVASPILMGMVGMGGIYAFYPAIAPYKLTDVGTGYTIDLVVLFVSAVPGIIIAILCDRGKGPNQEWSSAQWWHVTWILAIPHLTAMILCLCTLHYPGGRLASSIKSSGLKVGVITVTLKFCEESLKAVSYAGGGAYKSPIPAVNAFLSQGLMIILAFTGDGYLKTYSKYEHDRSKWPTKDFGFWKSLGYWTGSGMKVACKSVKSSFTTNVRCKVLGKSEALLIVYEDQEF; this is encoded by the coding sequence ATGGCACAAGGGAATCCCGGACTTCAGAAaggcgccatgtttatggcagggctgactctgttgcagtctctccgtgtggctttaactggagcaaagtttgcacttgacagatttaaaattccgCAGCAGTATgccagttcgttcattaacatggtccataatctTATGGAGTtggcaacgtttactggaatGGCTATTGTAAATATTACAGCACTCATTAAAGAACATAATGATGAAGACTCCAAGAAATGTTTCATGCGCCTTGCTGTATTTACTAACATAACACTGTACTCTTCCCTCATTATACTCCTCATTGCATTTACATCAGGAGGAGAACAGGGTAATCTCaccttctactactggaccATAGTCTTAGTTTCGTTTGTCTATGGACTTAATGTGGCAGCTGTAATGAATGTTGGAGGTGCAGATGCCGCCTTTTTCAATGTAGGAATTCCTCTTTCCGGTATTCAGGTTTGCATTTACTATTACGTCTTCACTAAGTTGGCTGAGAGATATAAGTGGTCGAACGTTAGTTACTGGATTATATACTGGCAGCTTATCATAGCAATAGTTATATCATTCATCTCTGCCATAGTATGGATTGTTTATCCTGCTGCTGCCTATGGGCATGGTGGAGGCAATGGTACTGGTAATGAACCTGCCCCTGCTGTTGCATCTCCGATTCTTATGGGAATGGTTGGAATGGGTGGTATTTATGCCTTCTATCCTGCCATAGCTCCTTACAAACTGACTGATGTTGGCACTGGTTACACTATTGACCTGGTTGTTTTGTTCGTTAGTGCTGTTCCTGGTATTATCATCGCCATCTTATGCGATCGTGGAAAGGGTCCAAatcaagaatggagtagtGCCCAATGGTGGCATGTTACTTGGATTCTGGCAATTCCACATCTTACTGCCATGATCTTGTGTTTGTGCACACTTCATTATCCGGGTGGTAGACTAGCTAGTTCTATAAAAAGTAGTGGTTTAAAGGTTGGAGTTATTACTGTTACcttaaagttttgtgaggAATCTCTCAAGGCAGTTTCATATGCAGGAGGTGGTGCATATAAGAGCCCAATTCCAGCCGTTAATGCCTTCTtatcccaaggtttaatgatcatcttggcctttactggagatggatACCTAAAGACCTACTCTAAATATGAGCATGATCGGAGTAAGTGGCCTACCAAAGACTTTGGGTTCTGGAAGTCCTTAGGATACTGGACCGGGAGTGGAATGAAGGTGGCATGTAAGAGCGTtaaatcatcctttaccACCAATGTTAGATGCAAAGTTTTAGGTAAATCAGAGGCCTTACtcattgtctatgaagatcaggaattttaa
- a CDS encoding hypothetical protein (encoded by transcript BEWA_004250A) has product MTSENTFHLDVSKRCEGGACNCDSTGKFIAKKVDSPESVRGFVALVHELTGDTFTLKRYMRNGEQLATKYDIPGVKSVAVYYWEKDETYDKPLLLEVTLGVGGKKYYYRYSECEPRVTNQKIWQHITSLTLQVMLDDRNCGRNGAIVFNLQNPTSGNITGSANSHCTRETRKIKLDGLKLLAGSEYVTTTYSVNGKETKISRVTLNDKSTGIPPITEAIEKIILYSYISSPKVPLMIEFKQRGGRNSKFYTTKDSSGTNWEETGDGGNAFYDSYGYTPLPTLSEKLDEVLCKRYSYVTLNLTKNYSETHASGGSSDKKYCCSEHKDKGKISVAKGYIMVDGRQKISYYQHNNNGYSLGGIYYKDGNDNRKRIVLSTQNFPIKGSLTVSAFYCTGDIPVLIYVDSSQYDVKGWFKKNKDDNQPWTKLIGVLPSVTPASTQDCPSWNKLVNALRSAGCYNYSTCAAGTTQLPGEKGSADSIIPGPQYPVGSPSLAAPEDHPEATHTDPKTARMEAPGPPDDSPGNSTRDIGIFGTLATAISGLVGFAGYRFYKSHRGDPWVRQI; this is encoded by the coding sequence atgactTCTGAGAACACATTTCATTTGGATGTAAGCAAAAGATGTGAAGGTGGAGCATGTAACTGTGATAGTACTGGCAAGTTTATCGCCAAAAAGGTTGATAGCCCAGAATCTGTAAGGGGTTTTGTTGCCCTTGTCCACGAACTCACAGGAGATACATTCACTCTCAAGAGATACATGCGCAATGGTGAGCAACTAGCTACTAAATATGATATTCCTGGTGTTAAGAGTGTTGCCGTTTATTACTGggaaaaggatgaaacTTATGATAAACCACTTCTCCTAGAAGTAACACTTGGAGTCGGCGGTAAGAAGTACTACTACAGATACAGTGAATGTGAGCCAAGAGTAACaaatcaaaaaatttggCAGCACATTACAAGTCTTACGCTTCAGGTCATGCTTGATGATAGAAACTGTGGTAGAAATGGAGCTATTGTCTTTAACTTACAGAATCCTACGTCAGGTAATATTACAGGTAGTGCTAACTCCCACTGTACAAGAGAAACCAGAAAGATAAAACTTGATGGCTTAAAACTGCTTGCTGGTAGTGAGTATGTTACCACAACTTACAGTGTTAATGGTAAGGAGACTAAGATTTCCAGAGTAACTTTGAATGATAAGTCTACTGGTATACCCCCAATTACTGAGGCaattgagaaaataatacTATATTCATACATATCAAGTCCAAAAGTTCCTCTTATGATTGAATTTAAACAAAGAGGTGGAAGAAATTCTAAATTTTATACAACTAAGGATAGTAGCGGTACAAACTGGGAAGAAACTGGCGACGGTGGAAATGCATTCTATGATAGTTATGGATATACTCCACTACCTACCCTTTCCGAAAAGCTCGATGAGGTATTATGCAAACGATACAGCTATGTTACCTTGAATCTCACCAAAAATTATTCTGAGACTCATGCCAGTGGTGGTAGTAGTGATAAGAAATATTGTTGTAGCGAACATAAGGATAAGGGTAAAATCTCTGTTGCTAAAGGATATATCATGGTAGATGGTAGGCAAAAGATTTCATACTATCAACATAATAACAATGGATACAGTCTGGGCGGTATCTATTACAAGGATGGTAATGATAAtaggaagagaatagtctTGAGCACACAAAACTTCCCCATTAAAGGTTCTCTCACCGTCTCTGCCTTCTACTGTACAGGAGATATTCCAGTGCTTATTTATGTAGACTCGTCTCAATATGATGTTAAGGGATGGTTTAAGAAAaacaaggatgataatCAACCGTGGACCAAACTCATCGGTGTACTTCCTAGTGTCACACCTGCTAGCACCCAAGATTGTCCAAGTTGGAATAAACTCGTGAATGCACTAAGGAGTGCCGGATGTTATAACTATTCAACATGTGCCGCTGGTACTACTCAACTTCCTGGAGAAAAAGGTTCCGCTGATTCTATTATTCCTGGACCTCAATATCCTGTTGGCTCACCAAGCCTAGCTGCTCCTGAAGATCATCCTGAAGCTACCCATACTGATCCTAAAACTGCTCGTATGGAAGCCCCAGGCCCTCCTGATGATTCTCCTGGAAACTCTACTCGTGATATAGGTATCTTTGGAACTCTCGCTACTGCTATATCCGGATTAGTTGGCTTCGCCGGATATAGATTCTATAAGAGTCATAgaggagacccttgggttagacaaatctag
- a CDS encoding hypothetical protein (encoded by transcript BEWA_004260A), giving the protein MSHVDGIAIDISKDKTLTTNDSYGQHYYVEDGKKVLVDNSYPSDIGHFYKVIHRSENNLNIGKIKQNDTDLTGFNTDLDRYQNVAVYFFLEERSDGLGAPLIIQFGDKDIYYTYRSINDWERNNSINSTTLATNLLKQRCKRNKTHRIELSRDYKYNCSICEAQIEVGKQREYTQYSFYKQYIAEEGHFSASSFVIGNTPQTGITLPKGIEYLYVYFHPGKNGSPLIIYIPPEDDERSTKGTWWKKSYRKGAIWEKEGKDISPPNPSEDPTIVEIINEIPESAPVINQQTSSGTKTAASVLTPLAATGVTETANFFLNPDWSIIRRVSTIFSTAV; this is encoded by the coding sequence ATGAGTCATGTGGATGGTATAGCCATAGACATATCTAAAGATAAAACGTTGACCACTAATGATTCATATGGACAACATTACTACGtagaagatggaaaaaaaGTCCTAGTTGATAATAGTTACCCAAGTGATATAGGTCATTTCTACAAGGTAATTCACCGATCCGAGAACAATCTTAACattggaaaaattaaaCAGAATGATACTGATCTTACCGGTTTTAATACTGATTTGGATAGGTATCAAAATGTAGCTGTATACTTTTTTCTTGAGGAGAGATCTGATGGTCTTGGAGCTCCATTGATAATTCAATTTGGAGATAAAGATATATATTATACGTATAGATCTATAAATGATTGGGAAAGAAATAATTCAATAAATTCTACCACACTTGCAACTAACCTCCTTAAACAGAGATGCAAGAGGAATAAAACTCATAGAATAGAACTCTCTAGGgactataaatataattGTTCCATTTGTGAAGCCCAAATTGAAGTTGGAAAACAACGAGAATACACGCAGTATAGTTTTTACAAACAGTATATTGCGGAAGAGGGTCATTTTTCTGCTTCTTCATTTGTTATTGGAAATACTCCTCAGACAGGTATTACCCTTCCAAAAGGAATAGAATACTTGTATGTATACTTTCACCCTGGCAAAAATGGATCTCCTCTTATTATTTACATACCTCCGGAAGATGATGAACGTTCCACTAAAGGCACATGGTGGAAGAAATCTTATAGGAAGGGCGCTATTTGGGAAAAGGAAGGAAAGGATATTTCACCACCTAATCCGTCTGAGGATCCTACAATTGTGGAAATAATTAATGAAATTCCGGAAAGTGCCCCTGTAATAAATCAACAAACTTCTTCCGGGACAAAAACGGCGGCTTCTGTTTTAACTCCACTAGCTGCTACCGGAGTGACTGAAACTGCAAATTTCTTCCTTAATCCTGACTGGAGTATAATTAGGAGAGTGAGTACTATTTTTAGCACCGCTGTATAG